From the Cryptomeria japonica chromosome 2, Sugi_1.0, whole genome shotgun sequence genome, one window contains:
- the LOC131047111 gene encoding uncharacterized protein LOC131047111: protein MAKSIFRVKVVSAEAFSSFKTEGSSLPSLTCLKSFSDSAQKVELAMEKGVDEEQQQRKSGDRQGVAWMRDPVSGNFIPEDHFGEVDIAEHREDVLKRHSLSKLKRPA from the exons ATGGCCAAATCAATATTCAGAGTGAAAGTTGTATCTGCTGAAGCTTTCTCCTCCTTCAAGACTGAGGGCAGTAGTCTGCCTAGTTTAACATG CCTGAAAAGTTTCAGTGATTCTGCACAAAAAGTTGAGCTAGCGATGGAAAAGGGCGTTGATGAAGAGCAACAGCAAAGGAAGAGTGGAGATAGACAAGGAGTAGCATGGATGCGTGACCCAGTGAGTGGCAATTTTATTCCAGAAGATCATTTTGGTGAAGTTGACATTGCTGAACATAGAGAGGACGTTCTGAAGCGTCATTCTCTCTCCAAACTCAAACGCCCTGCTTAA